A section of the Leptospira semungkisensis genome encodes:
- a CDS encoding alpha/beta fold hydrolase, translated as MNNIWKRLAKLTVGFLLFLLIVVAIYIGATWASDKPVSELQRWAAPPSTFIDVLGMKVHLRDEGPKTDPHPLVLIHGTASSLHTWDGWTENLRSSRRVIRFDMPAFGLTGPSPDHNYSMDRYAEFVMAVLDHLEIKRSIIAGNSLGGNIAWYTALKHPDRFEKLILVDSGGYKAVSLSVPIAFRIARIPILRNIANSILPRNIIASSLKNTYGDPSKVTEEQIDRYYDLALREGNRKALGERFQQMKPGEMEDRIRELRIPTLILWGKLDRLVPPENAERFHKDIPGSKLVFFDTLGHIPEEEDPVHTVEVVKDFIK; from the coding sequence ATGAACAATATTTGGAAACGATTGGCAAAGCTTACAGTAGGTTTCCTGCTATTCCTTCTCATTGTAGTAGCAATCTATATCGGAGCAACCTGGGCTTCTGACAAACCCGTAAGTGAACTGCAACGATGGGCTGCACCTCCTTCTACATTTATCGATGTGCTCGGTATGAAAGTGCATTTGCGCGATGAAGGCCCTAAGACAGATCCTCATCCTCTTGTACTGATCCACGGAACAGCATCGTCCCTGCATACTTGGGATGGTTGGACAGAAAATTTAAGATCTTCCCGCAGAGTAATTCGATTCGATATGCCTGCTTTCGGTTTAACAGGACCTTCTCCGGATCATAATTATTCCATGGATCGATATGCAGAATTTGTAATGGCTGTTTTAGATCATCTAGAAATAAAACGTTCTATCATTGCTGGGAATTCTCTCGGCGGGAACATCGCTTGGTACACCGCTCTCAAGCATCCGGATCGCTTTGAAAAATTGATCTTAGTGGATTCCGGCGGATACAAAGCTGTATCACTTTCCGTCCCGATAGCATTTCGGATCGCGAGGATCCCGATACTTCGCAATATCGCAAACAGCATTTTACCCAGAAATATTATTGCTTCCAGTCTCAAAAATACCTACGGAGATCCTTCTAAAGTAACTGAAGAACAGATCGATCGATATTATGATCTCGCTTTAAGAGAAGGAAATCGAAAAGCATTGGGAGAGCGTTTCCAACAGATGAAACCCGGAGAGATGGAAGATCGCATCCGCGAACTCCGTATCCCTACTCTGATCCTATGGGGAAAATTGGACCGCTTAGTTCCTCCGGAAAATGCGGAACGTTTTCATAAAGACATTCCAGGAAGCAAACTTGTCTTCTTTGATACTCTGGGTCATATTCCGGAAGAAGAAGATCCGGTTCACACAGTGGAAGTTGTGAAAGATTTTATTAAGTAA
- a CDS encoding pyruvate dehydrogenase complex dihydrolipoamide acetyltransferase, with the protein MSEGVLVKWLKKKGDSVAPGEILAEVETDKAVMEMEAFDAGVILEILAQEGAKLPVGAPVAVIGKEGEDISAILAEAKSRAIASPSSEASAPAAPSPEKKAETQKPVPAVSSSPSPVVATEEPEPVKESSVTRGLSNSALEGRIKASPLAKKLAQESGIDLSRVRGTGPDGRIIKRDIENGISSTFESASPFAGQAFQEEKLPISGMRRTIASRLVHSKTHQPHFYLDMEIDAEPLALLRENLNADLKASGEEIKLSLNDFIIRASALALRKVPEVNSSWREDHILKHGRVDIGVAVSIEGGLITPYVRNADRRSVLEIGKTVKELASRARERKLKPEEFSDGTFTVSNLGMFGVDRFAAVINEPEAAILAVGNVVAKPVIKNGAIVAGKTLSVCLSCDHRVVDGAVGAGWLEVFRNFLEHPLRLLA; encoded by the coding sequence ATGTCCGAAGGAGTTCTGGTCAAATGGCTCAAGAAGAAGGGAGACTCTGTTGCCCCGGGAGAGATCCTCGCCGAGGTCGAAACGGATAAGGCTGTCATGGAAATGGAAGCCTTCGACGCAGGGGTAATATTGGAGATTTTGGCTCAAGAAGGAGCAAAATTACCAGTAGGTGCTCCTGTTGCAGTCATCGGAAAAGAAGGAGAAGATATTTCAGCAATTCTCGCCGAGGCAAAATCCAGAGCGATCGCCTCCCCTTCTTCGGAAGCGAGTGCTCCTGCAGCCCCTTCTCCGGAGAAAAAGGCCGAGACACAAAAACCAGTACCAGCAGTAAGCTCTTCCCCTTCTCCTGTAGTCGCAACAGAAGAACCTGAGCCTGTAAAAGAATCCAGCGTCACTCGAGGTCTTTCTAACTCTGCCTTGGAAGGAAGGATCAAAGCTTCCCCTCTTGCCAAAAAGCTCGCCCAAGAATCAGGAATTGATCTCTCTCGAGTTAGAGGCACAGGCCCCGATGGAAGGATCATTAAACGTGATATTGAAAATGGGATTTCTTCCACCTTCGAATCAGCTTCTCCTTTTGCAGGACAAGCATTCCAAGAGGAAAAACTTCCTATTTCAGGAATGAGAAGGACAATCGCTTCCCGCCTAGTTCACTCCAAGACTCACCAGCCTCATTTCTATCTGGATATGGAAATCGATGCGGAACCTTTGGCCCTTCTTCGCGAAAACCTCAACGCTGACTTAAAAGCGTCGGGAGAAGAGATCAAACTCAGCTTGAACGATTTTATTATCCGCGCCTCGGCACTCGCACTTCGCAAAGTTCCGGAAGTAAATTCGTCCTGGAGAGAGGATCATATTCTCAAGCATGGAAGAGTAGATATTGGGGTCGCAGTTTCCATCGAAGGCGGGCTTATCACTCCTTATGTAAGGAATGCAGACAGGCGTTCCGTTCTCGAGATCGGTAAAACGGTAAAAGAGCTTGCTTCCCGCGCAAGGGAGAGGAAACTCAAACCGGAAGAGTTTTCGGACGGAACATTTACCGTTTCCAATTTGGGAATGTTCGGTGTGGATCGTTTCGCTGCAGTTATCAATGAACCCGAGGCGGCGATCTTAGCCGTAGGGAATGTGGTGGCAAAACCGGTGATCAAGAACGGAGCCATCGTTGCAGGCAAGACTCTTTCAGTCTGCCTCTCTTGCGATCATAGAGTGGTAGATGGCGCGGTCGGTGCCGGCTGGTTGGAAGTATTCCGAAATTTTCTAGAGCATCCGCTTCGACTACTCGCTTAA
- the fliG gene encoding flagellar motor switch protein FliG — protein sequence MDKDSNLIARDQKVKKAALLLLSLEKEAAAKALAQLDEKLIEEIVQEMAKIKSVSKADKEAALLDFQDSLKDLTGESRGGIDTARELLYHSLGKEKSESILGKLDRRDTEEDFSFLNDAEPQTLAHLLAPEHTQTIAVTLAFLQPKKAAETLKFLPKELQSKVAVRLANTTKTHPDAIRQIAKVLKKKYEQRDKSEFSEAGGAEALASILNHMDKSMEETILKELEEHSPELASQVREKLYTFEDVLLLNSKEMRILINRLGGDDIIAVALRGAAEGIKSHFFEAMSKNRANDILEGMEIRGKVTLKEITDARNSILTLLRDLEETGEIILKKDSEEFI from the coding sequence GTGGACAAGGACTCCAATCTAATTGCTCGAGACCAAAAAGTAAAAAAAGCAGCATTATTGCTTCTTTCCTTAGAAAAGGAAGCGGCAGCCAAGGCCTTGGCCCAATTGGATGAAAAGCTGATCGAAGAGATCGTCCAAGAAATGGCCAAGATCAAATCCGTCTCCAAGGCGGATAAAGAAGCCGCCCTACTCGATTTTCAGGATTCACTCAAAGATCTTACCGGAGAATCAAGAGGAGGGATAGATACCGCAAGAGAATTGCTCTATCATTCCCTCGGAAAGGAAAAGTCCGAAAGTATATTAGGAAAACTAGATAGAAGAGATACGGAAGAGGATTTTTCCTTTTTGAACGATGCAGAGCCGCAGACATTGGCCCATCTTCTCGCTCCGGAACATACGCAAACAATTGCAGTTACCCTTGCCTTCTTGCAGCCTAAAAAAGCCGCTGAGACTTTGAAATTCCTCCCGAAAGAATTGCAGAGCAAAGTGGCAGTTCGTCTCGCAAATACAACCAAGACTCATCCGGATGCAATCCGACAAATTGCAAAAGTCTTAAAGAAGAAGTACGAGCAAAGGGACAAATCCGAGTTCAGCGAAGCAGGAGGAGCGGAAGCTCTCGCAAGCATCCTGAACCACATGGACAAATCCATGGAAGAAACGATCTTGAAAGAGTTAGAAGAGCATTCTCCGGAACTTGCTTCTCAAGTGAGAGAAAAACTCTATACCTTCGAAGATGTGTTGCTACTCAATTCTAAGGAAATGCGAATCCTAATCAATCGATTGGGAGGAGATGATATCATCGCAGTTGCACTTAGAGGCGCTGCAGAAGGGATCAAGTCTCATTTCTTTGAGGCAATGTCAAAGAACCGAGCAAATGATATCCTGGAAGGTATGGAAATCCGAGGCAAGGTAACTCTCAAAGAAATTACTGACGCGAGAAATAGTATTCTAACGCTTTTAAGAGATTTGGAAGAGACCGGCGAGATTATCCTGAAAAAAGATTCGGAAGAATTTATTTAA